The following DNA comes from Pyxidicoccus trucidator.
TTCCTTCGCCACGCCGAGCGCCATCACCGCGCTCGGCCAGCCCGCATAGAACGCCAGGTGGGTGATGGTCTCGATGAGCTCCTCCCGCGTCACCCCGTTGTCGCGCGCCCGAGCGAAGTGGCCCCGCAGCTGGTCGGGGCGATTCATCGCGATGAGGGCGCTGACGGTGACGAGGCTGCGGTCCCGCTTGGACAGCTCCGGGCGCTCCCAGATGTCGCCGAAGAGCACGCCGTCCGTGAGCTCGACCATCTTCGGCGAGATGTCGCCGAACAGCTGCTGGGCCCGGGTGGGTTGGCCGTCTGCACCGACGCCGGGGCGTACGGGTGCCGCGGAGGTGGCCGCTCGGCCCGTGGCGGGCGCGCCGTACTGCGCGTCGCTCACCTTCTCCATCCAATCCACGGCCTTGCCGTCGAGGTGTTCGGAGACTGCGATGTGCGTCATCCGGCTCTCGTGCGAAGCCCCGTGCCAGTGCTTCTGCCCCGGCGGAATCCAGACGACGTCGCCTTTGCGAATCTCCTCGACGGGGTCGCCCCAGCGCTGCACCCGGCCCACGCCCTCCGTCACGTAGAGGACCTGGCCCAGCGGGTGCGAGTGCCAGGCCGAGCGGGCGCCGGGCTCGAAGGTCACGGCGGCGC
Coding sequences within:
- a CDS encoding cupin domain-containing carboxymuconolactone decarboxylase family protein, with the translated sequence MRLTTLTAAVLPLLAVACAHSNNTGESMDARVSVAPPGDGAQGLQIARAGSQTSREGPAENFTGAVRVDPLFQAKPPARASGAAVTFEPGARSAWHSHPLGQVLYVTEGVGRVQRWGDPVEEIRKGDVVWIPPGQKHWHGASHESRMTHIAVSEHLDGKAVDWMEKVSDAQYGAPATGRAATSAAPVRPGVGADGQPTRAQQLFGDISPKMVELTDGVLFGDIWERPELSKRDRSLVTVSALIAMNRPDQLRGHFARARDNGVTREELIETITHLAFYAGWPSAVMALGVAKEVFEAKQP